The following are from one region of the Oncorhynchus tshawytscha isolate Ot180627B linkage group LG24, Otsh_v2.0, whole genome shotgun sequence genome:
- the memo1 gene encoding protein MEMO1: MSNRTVCREASHAGSWYAASGSQLNTQLEGWLSQAQSTISPARAIIAPHAGYSYCGACAAHAYKQIDPSVTRRVFILGPSHHVPLSRCALSSAEVYKTPLYDLRIDQNVYADLWKTGMFERMSLQTDEDEHSIEMHLPYTAKAMESHKDELSIVPVLVGALSESKEQDYGKLLSRYLADPSNLFIISSDFCHWGQRFRYTYYDEAQGEIHRSIEHLDKMGMGIIETLDPMSFTNYLKKYHNTICGRHPIGVLLNAVSELRKSGTEMNFSFLNYAQSSQCRNWQDSSVSYAAGALIVH, translated from the exons ATGTCCAACCGAACAGTGTGCAGAGAAGCAAGTCACGCTGGCAGTTGGTACGCCGCCTCAG GCTCCCAGCTAAATACACAACTAGAAGGTTGGTTGTCTCAAGCACAATCCACGATCAGCCCCGCTAGAGCCATCATAGCACC GCATGCTGGATATTCCTACTGTGGTGCTTGTGCTGCACACGCCTACAAACAAATAGACCCTTCTGTCAC TCGCAGGGTGTTCATCTTGGGCCCGTCTCACCATGTTCCTCTGTCCCGCTGTGCCCTGTCCTCTGCTGAGGTTTATAAAACACCTCTCTACGATCTCAGGATTGACCAGAATG tcTACGCTGACCTCTGGAAGACTGGGATGTTTGAGAGGATGAGTCTTCAGACAGACGAGGATGAGCACAGCATTGAAATGCATCTGCCTTACACTGCTAAAGCCATGGAGAG TCATAAAGATGAGCTCAGCATTGTCCCGGTGCTGGTTGGAGCCCTCAGTGAGTCTAAAGAACAGGATTATGGGAAACTGCTCAGCAGGTATCTGGCTGATCCCTCCAACTTGTTCATCATCTCCTCTGACTTCTGCCACTGGG GCCAACGGTTCCGCTACACGTACTATGACGAGGCTCAAGGAGAGATCCACAGATCCATTGAACACCTTGATAAAATG GGTATGGGCATTATAGAAACACTGGACCCCATGTCCTTCACCAACTACTTGAAGAAATACCACAACACCATCTGTGGCCGTCATCCTATTGGAGTGCTGCTAAAC GCCGTGTCTGAGCTGAGGAAGAGTGGAACAGAGATGAACTTCTCCTTCCTGAACTATGCCCAGTCGTCCCAGTGCAGGAACTGGCAGGACAGCTCTGTTAGCTACGCAGCCGGGGCCCTCATTGTACATTGA